CCAGTCTTTCTAGTCCTAAACTTTCATATTCGATTATGTAACCTAAACGAAAGCGGGGTCCTAGCTCTATACAGAACAAATCCTTTCTACGCATTCGGTATCATACTTACCTCGATCCTATCGTGGCCAACCCGTATCTGCGGCTCTCCCACGCGAACAATCCCTAGACATATGTCCCGGTGCTCCACATCGAAAACACATTCCCAGTCCGTACCTGCGCGGCTCTTCTGGAGTGGTCTCACCAAAGCCTTCCTGTAGCAGTGTCCACTTCATGGAGCAATCCTCAGCGAGCTGGCTCTTCTTAACCAACTCAGTGAAATTTGTTAGCTTTTGTGGATACACGTAATTAAAGATATCTCTCCTTAGTCCTTTCTCATACTgagcacacttccattcctcataatcAGCTGGATTTCCTTGACAAGTTTTTGAGAAACGGCACAGGTTGTCGAATTCACGGGTATAGTCGGCAACGGACATATCCTTTTGCTTCAGCTGCATTAACTCCAATTCCTTTGCAATGCGAAACGCATGCAAGAAATATCTCCCATAAAACTCTGTCTTGAATCCATGCCAAGAGACATCCGTTAACTCCACCTGCAAGGTATGACACAATTCTTGCCACCAATTCTGAGCATCTCCTTCCAACATATGAGTCACTATCTCTACTGACTGTACTTCAGGAACATGCTGAGTGTACAAAAACCTCTCCACTTCTCGAAACCACTGATCAGCCTCCAGGGCATTCGCGTTTCCGTTAAACCGAGGTGGACCACTCTTGAGGAAGTCAGTAAGGGTCATAGACCTATAGTATCGACTTACGTTACTTGTACTAGCACTAGGGTTTCCACCTGGACGTCCTCGCAT
The sequence above is drawn from the Arachis hypogaea cultivar Tifrunner chromosome 4, arahy.Tifrunner.gnm2.J5K5, whole genome shotgun sequence genome and encodes:
- the LOC140184397 gene encoding uncharacterized protein — protein: MSSRGSKRGVQRGNPVVEPMRGRPGGNPSASTSNVSRYYRSMTLTDFLKSGPPRFNGNANALEADQWFREVERFLYTQHVPEVQSVEIVTHMLEGDAQNWWQELCHTLQVELTDVSWHGFKTEFYGRYFLHAFRIAKELELMQLKQKDMSVADYTREFDNLCRFSKTCQGNPADYEEWKCAQYEKGLRRDIFNYVYPQKLTNFTELVKKSQLAEDCSMKWTLLQEGFGETTPEEPRRYGLGMCFRCGAPGHMSRDCSRGRAADTGWPR